The following are from one region of the Orenia metallireducens genome:
- a CDS encoding D-alanyl-D-alanine carboxypeptidase family protein — translation MRRVKIIIGITLILLCLISQTVLAIDKPEFDLQTKSAILMDAKTGRILYEKNAHEKLPPASITKVMTMLLAMEAVDDGRVKWDDKITTTELAAEMGGSQIWLEPGEEMTFEHLLKAVAVVSANDACVAIAEHLYGTEENFVKAMNDKAKELGLENTYFYNTNGLPPTDPDVQGNYTTAADVAKMSLELLKHPKILEFTSIWIDHIRDGESFLRNTNNLVRFFKGADGLKTGYTQEAGFCVSATAKKDGMRFIAVVMNAPNSKVRFNEARSLLNYAFSIHRSVDIVNKGDIVSKVKVFKGEIPEIDAVAKEDLKISVMKGEEKEAVKQTRLNKEVVAPVKVGDKVGEIVVLKGEEVLGRVDLVAKEEVAKANFFKLILQLFKKFISNIMNIFE, via the coding sequence ATGAGAAGAGTGAAAATTATTATAGGGATCACTTTGATCTTACTATGTCTTATTTCTCAAACTGTTCTAGCTATAGATAAGCCTGAATTTGACCTTCAAACTAAGTCAGCGATTTTGATGGATGCTAAGACTGGGAGGATACTTTATGAGAAGAATGCCCACGAGAAGTTGCCACCAGCCAGTATAACAAAGGTTATGACTATGTTATTAGCAATGGAGGCTGTTGATGATGGGCGAGTAAAGTGGGATGATAAGATTACCACTACTGAATTGGCAGCAGAGATGGGGGGATCGCAGATTTGGCTAGAGCCTGGAGAGGAGATGACTTTTGAGCATCTACTTAAGGCAGTAGCTGTTGTTTCTGCTAATGATGCCTGTGTAGCTATTGCTGAACACCTTTATGGTACAGAGGAGAACTTTGTCAAGGCAATGAATGATAAGGCAAAGGAATTGGGGTTAGAGAATACTTATTTCTATAATACCAATGGATTACCACCAACAGACCCTGATGTCCAAGGAAATTATACTACAGCAGCTGATGTGGCGAAGATGTCTTTAGAGCTATTGAAGCATCCTAAGATATTGGAGTTTACATCGATCTGGATAGATCATATTAGAGATGGGGAGAGCTTTTTAAGAAATACTAATAATCTAGTCCGCTTCTTTAAAGGGGCTGATGGATTAAAGACAGGATATACACAAGAGGCAGGTTTTTGTGTATCAGCTACAGCTAAGAAGGATGGTATGAGATTTATTGCAGTAGTTATGAACGCACCAAATTCTAAGGTTAGATTTAATGAAGCAAGGAGTCTATTAAATTATGCCTTCAGTATCCACCGTTCTGTTGATATTGTAAATAAAGGGGACATAGTCAGTAAGGTTAAGGTCTTTAAAGGTGAGATACCAGAGATAGATGCAGTTGCTAAGGAAGATTTGAAGATATCAGTGATGAAAGGTGAAGAGAAAGAGGCTGTTAAGCAGACAAGACTTAATAAAGAGGTAGTTGCTCCTGTTAAGGTAGGAGATAAGGTAGGAGAGATAGTTGTATTGAAGGGAGAAGAGGTCTTAGGGCGTGTTGATTTAGTAGCAAAAGAGGAAGTAGCTAAGGCTAACTTCTTTAAGTTAATCTTACAATTATTTAAGAAGTTTATCAGTAATATTATGAATATCTTTGAATAG
- a CDS encoding STAS domain-containing protein, with translation MKLSFKSSNNNLVVRPYGEFDLHTVDIFKEKLEQKLTEDTKGIILNLDGIKFIDSSGLGAIIGTYKRITKKGGVLAIAEVTPQVERIFELSGILKIIKVYPSEAEALDNIVGR, from the coding sequence ATGAAATTATCTTTTAAGAGTAGTAATAATAATTTAGTTGTTAGACCCTATGGAGAGTTTGATTTACATACTGTAGATATCTTTAAAGAGAAGCTAGAGCAGAAACTAACAGAAGATACCAAAGGGATAATTCTAAACTTAGATGGGATAAAATTCATTGATAGTTCTGGATTAGGGGCTATCATTGGTACATATAAGAGAATTACCAAAAAAGGGGGAGTTTTAGCAATAGCAGAAGTAACTCCTCAAGTAGAGAGAATATTTGAATTATCAGGAATTTTAAAGATTATTAAAGTATATCCTTCGGAAGCAGAAGCCTTAGATAATATTGTAGGGAGGTAA
- the spoIIAB gene encoding anti-sigma F factor gives MENKARLVIDSLSDNIGLARVTVASFASQLNFTLAELEEIKVAISEAVSNSIIHGYKGGVGEIDISMRVKEHQLEIIIEDQGCGIEDIKTACEPAYTTADRMGLGLVFIDSFMDKFEIESKVNQGTTLKMVKVPAQEQKQVN, from the coding sequence ATGGAGAATAAGGCTAGATTAGTAATTGACAGTTTATCAGATAATATTGGATTAGCTAGAGTAACGGTGGCATCTTTTGCCTCACAGTTGAATTTTACTTTGGCAGAGTTAGAGGAGATAAAGGTAGCAATTTCAGAAGCTGTATCAAACTCCATTATTCATGGATATAAAGGTGGAGTAGGTGAGATAGATATTTCGATGAGAGTTAAGGAGCATCAATTAGAGATAATAATAGAGGACCAAGGCTGTGGAATTGAAGATATTAAGACTGCTTGTGAGCCAGCATATACAACAGCTGATAGAATGGGCTTAGGTCTTGTCTTTATCGATTCCTTCATGGATAAGTTTGAGATAGAATCAAAAGTCAACCAAGGAACAACATTAAAGATGGTCAAGGTTCCAGCCCAGGAGCAAAAACAGGTTAATTAG
- a CDS encoding SigB/SigF/SigG family RNA polymerase sigma factor: protein MNSLSKINIDNHKLLAESDTKRLIALSQQGDRTAKDELIKHNLRLVMKIAHRFKNSGYSIEDIFQIGSIGLIKAIDGFDLSKGVKFSTYAVPLIIGEIKVFLRDDNIVKVSRKVKETAYKVNKIKEGLEQKLNREPTIHELSKEVGLSAEEIVSALEAIQAPKSIHEQVYEKEGSSLELADQLVDDEDYYNEKLNLLALNHVLKKLDKRSQLIIKLRYFEEKSQSEIAKVLDLSQAQVSRLEKKILKLIRREL from the coding sequence ATGAATAGCTTATCGAAGATAAATATTGATAATCATAAATTATTAGCCGAAAGTGATACTAAAAGGTTAATAGCTTTAAGTCAGCAAGGTGATAGGACTGCTAAGGATGAGCTGATTAAACATAATTTAAGGTTGGTTATGAAGATAGCTCATCGTTTTAAAAACAGTGGTTACTCTATAGAGGATATATTTCAAATTGGAAGTATTGGTTTGATTAAGGCGATAGATGGTTTTGACCTTAGTAAAGGAGTAAAGTTTTCTACCTATGCTGTTCCTTTGATTATTGGTGAGATTAAGGTATTCTTGCGTGATGATAATATTGTCAAAGTCAGTCGAAAGGTTAAAGAGACGGCTTATAAGGTTAATAAGATAAAAGAAGGATTGGAGCAAAAGTTAAATAGAGAACCTACTATTCATGAATTGAGTAAAGAGGTAGGGTTATCAGCTGAAGAGATAGTTTCAGCTTTAGAGGCTATACAGGCTCCTAAATCAATTCATGAACAGGTTTATGAAAAAGAAGGAAGTAGTTTAGAGTTAGCTGATCAGCTAGTTGATGATGAAGATTATTATAATGAAAAGTTGAATTTGTTGGCTTTAAATCATGTTTTAAAAAAATTGGACAAGCGTTCACAACTAATAATTAAATTAAGATATTTTGAAGAAAAGTCCCAAAGTGAAATTGCTAAAGTACTTGATTTGTCCCAAGCTCAGGTTTCAAGGCTAGAGAAGAAGATTTTAAAGTTAATAAGAAGAGAGTTATAA
- a CDS encoding stage V sporulation protein AA — MSEQLECIKEEIFLRVKRVVKAQPNQTLVISDLAEVITNKELQDKLEKVKVKEVTEKAGQSMIVTALEIIRAIKREFPQSGIKHLGEADVIVDIEENFQNNLRDNQPSRLYIFAIGIILFFGAAMAIMNFHADVSMVKVHQQIYKLIMGESKENPLLLNIPYSIGLGFGMIVFFNQIYKYKFNKKDPSPLEIEMYLYKNKVNQFSLHQKTELAKKSDQ, encoded by the coding sequence ATGAGTGAACAGTTGGAATGTATAAAAGAAGAGATATTTTTAAGGGTTAAAAGAGTGGTAAAGGCTCAACCTAACCAGACCTTAGTAATCAGTGATTTAGCAGAAGTCATTACCAATAAGGAGCTACAAGATAAGCTAGAGAAGGTTAAGGTCAAAGAGGTAACTGAAAAAGCTGGTCAGTCGATGATTGTTACAGCATTAGAGATTATAAGGGCTATCAAAAGGGAATTTCCACAATCTGGAATAAAGCATTTAGGAGAAGCTGATGTAATTGTAGATATTGAAGAGAATTTTCAGAATAATTTGAGAGATAATCAGCCTTCAAGGTTATATATATTTGCAATTGGAATTATACTCTTCTTTGGAGCAGCTATGGCTATTATGAACTTTCATGCCGATGTCAGTATGGTTAAGGTACATCAACAGATTTACAAGTTGATTATGGGTGAGTCTAAAGAAAACCCCCTCTTACTTAATATTCCTTACTCTATAGGTTTGGGTTTTGGAATGATTGTCTTCTTCAACCAAATCTATAAGTATAAATTCAACAAGAAAGACCCTAGCCCTTTGGAAATAGAGATGTATCTATATAAGAACAAGGTCAATCAATTCTCTTTACATCAAAAGACTGAGTTAGCTAAAAAGAGTGATCAATAA
- a CDS encoding stage V sporulation protein AB, with product MKGVLLVVIGFSEGVIVGVALVAFLMVLDVIPRLIDLSNSNESIWLYQKLIISGSLFGVIVDFFNLTLPSIFFINNLLVILVGFVFGTFIGLIAAALTETLKVLPLLSKRLGLKDYMNELLFILILGKVIGSLIYWLFPRLWFSG from the coding sequence ATGAAAGGAGTTCTCTTAGTTGTAATTGGTTTTTCTGAAGGGGTTATAGTTGGTGTAGCTTTAGTTGCTTTTTTAATGGTTTTAGATGTAATTCCTCGTTTAATAGATTTAAGTAACTCTAATGAATCTATCTGGCTATATCAAAAATTAATAATATCAGGGTCATTATTTGGAGTGATAGTAGACTTTTTCAACCTAACACTCCCTAGTATTTTCTTTATCAATAATTTATTGGTTATCTTGGTAGGGTTTGTTTTTGGTACATTTATTGGATTAATAGCTGCTGCGTTAACTGAGACTTTAAAAGTACTACCATTATTGAGTAAACGTTTAGGTTTAAAGGATTATATGAATGAATTATTATTTATTCTTATCTTAGGGAAGGTAATTGGTTCTTTGATTTATTGGTTATTTCCAAGGTTATGGTTTTCAGGATGA
- the spoVAC gene encoding stage V sporulation protein AC, translating to MGTIDKTPQEYQKLIKKHQPTDSKVKNFFYAYLVGGLICFLGQFIINVLVNNGMPKDDAGSYATIALIFIGALLTGLGVYDEIAQFAGAGTIVPVTGFSNAVVAPAMEYRQDGYILGLGANIYSVAGPVLTYGMLSAFLIGLLKLIF from the coding sequence ATGGGAACAATAGATAAAACACCACAAGAGTATCAAAAATTAATAAAAAAGCATCAGCCTACAGATTCTAAAGTAAAGAACTTTTTTTATGCTTATCTAGTAGGAGGTTTAATATGTTTTTTGGGACAGTTTATAATCAATGTACTAGTTAATAATGGTATGCCTAAAGATGATGCTGGTTCGTATGCAACAATAGCTTTAATCTTTATTGGAGCATTATTAACAGGTTTAGGGGTATATGACGAGATTGCCCAATTTGCTGGGGCAGGAACTATTGTACCAGTCACAGGATTTTCTAATGCAGTTGTTGCTCCAGCAATGGAGTATAGACAAGATGGATATATTTTGGGGTTAGGTGCAAATATATACTCTGTAGCTGGTCCAGTATTGACTTATGGGATGTTATCTGCATTTCTTATTGGATTACTAAAATTAATATTTTGA
- the spoVAD gene encoding stage V sporulation protein AD gives MKKLGKQTVQFDNPPQIISSASVVGNKESQGPLADYFDQVISDGYNNQQTWEKAQMKMTEDVVNNALDKVNLTKDDIDCLLAGDLLNQIVASNFAARKFPIPFLGLFGACSTMIEAMAIGSMMIDGGAANQVVTFTSSHYQATERQYRTPNEYGDKYPPYKQWTVTGSGAMILSNQVGGVAVTMATLGKVVDLGVKDPKDMGSAMAPAAADTILNHLEDSDRSPSDYDLIVTGDLGQVGKEITIDLLAEQGCDVSKNFDDCGVMIYSSNQNCGAGGSGCGCSAVVASSYLLPQLMYGNFNRILLLGTGALLNPVTSLQGESIPCIAHAVVLERTGHLTEGIGRPSIQDNLSTKIEDLTKSEG, from the coding sequence ATGAAGAAATTAGGTAAACAGACAGTTCAATTCGATAATCCTCCTCAAATTATATCATCAGCATCAGTTGTTGGTAATAAGGAGAGTCAAGGACCTTTAGCTGATTACTTTGATCAAGTAATCAGTGATGGATATAACAATCAACAGACTTGGGAGAAAGCCCAGATGAAGATGACTGAAGATGTTGTAAATAATGCCTTGGATAAGGTTAATCTAACTAAGGATGATATAGATTGTTTGTTAGCTGGAGATTTATTAAATCAGATTGTAGCATCTAATTTTGCTGCCCGCAAATTCCCTATTCCTTTCCTTGGACTATTTGGTGCTTGCTCGACTATGATAGAGGCTATGGCTATTGGATCTATGATGATAGATGGAGGAGCAGCTAACCAAGTAGTTACTTTTACTTCTAGCCACTATCAGGCTACTGAAAGGCAGTATAGAACCCCTAATGAATATGGAGACAAATATCCACCATATAAGCAATGGACTGTAACAGGATCTGGAGCAATGATTTTAAGTAATCAAGTTGGTGGAGTAGCAGTTACAATGGCTACTTTGGGTAAGGTAGTAGACTTAGGGGTCAAAGATCCAAAGGATATGGGGTCAGCTATGGCGCCAGCAGCAGCCGATACTATCTTAAATCATTTAGAGGACAGTGATCGCAGTCCTAGTGATTATGATTTAATTGTTACTGGAGATTTGGGTCAGGTTGGCAAGGAAATTACAATAGATTTATTAGCAGAACAAGGTTGTGATGTTAGTAAGAATTTTGATGATTGTGGAGTAATGATTTATAGCTCTAATCAAAATTGTGGAGCAGGAGGGAGTGGTTGTGGTTGTTCAGCCGTCGTAGCATCCTCCTATTTATTACCACAGCTAATGTATGGTAATTTTAATAGAATATTATTACTTGGAACTGGTGCCTTATTAAATCCTGTCACTTCATTACAGGGAGAGAGTATTCCTTGTATTGCTCATGCAGTAGTCTTAGAAAGAACAGGACATTTAACTGAGGGAATTGGTCGTCCAAGTATTCAAGATAATCTATCAACAAAAATTGAAGATTTGACTAAAAGCGAGGGATAA
- the spoVAE gene encoding stage V sporulation protein AE, whose translation MNLYLMAFLVGGLICALGQLFLDFTNYTPAHLLVTMVVIGAILTGIGVYDYLIDVAGAGVTVPVMNFGYILTQGVMKEAENDGFLGLFAGILEMGSIGVSASIIIGFLMAAIFRPKD comes from the coding sequence ATGAATTTGTATTTGATGGCATTTTTAGTTGGAGGATTAATTTGTGCACTAGGTCAGTTGTTTTTAGATTTTACCAATTATACTCCTGCCCATTTATTGGTTACCATGGTGGTGATTGGAGCAATCTTAACAGGAATAGGAGTTTATGATTATTTAATTGATGTAGCTGGAGCTGGAGTCACTGTTCCTGTAATGAATTTTGGGTACATTCTTACTCAGGGGGTAATGAAGGAAGCTGAAAATGATGGATTTTTAGGGTTGTTTGCTGGTATCTTAGAGATGGGAAGTATAGGAGTTAGTGCTTCAATAATTATTGGTTTCTTAATGGCAGCAATCTTTAGACCTAAAGATTAG
- a CDS encoding stage V sporulation protein AE, whose translation MDKKRVIVVTDGDSTAQKAVEEASRKLNLRVISKSGGNPTPCSGKKLLSLIQDCPTDPVVVMFDDEGNFNCGKGEHAMEKVMDSDDIEILGVVAVASNAKDVKGIHPDCSITCEGKLVSRPVDKEGEAEKEGHFVLEGDTVDVLNRFDDDLIIVGIGDVGKMSGKDNCEIGAPITTKALEEILKRSGVNGRKKDQD comes from the coding sequence TTGGATAAAAAAAGAGTAATAGTAGTGACCGATGGTGATTCTACTGCGCAAAAAGCTGTAGAAGAAGCAAGCAGAAAATTAAATTTACGGGTAATTTCCAAATCTGGTGGAAATCCTACACCCTGCTCAGGTAAAAAATTACTCTCTTTAATTCAAGATTGTCCTACAGACCCTGTTGTAGTAATGTTTGATGATGAAGGTAACTTCAATTGTGGTAAAGGTGAACATGCTATGGAGAAGGTTATGGACTCTGATGATATAGAGATATTGGGAGTAGTTGCAGTGGCATCTAATGCTAAAGATGTAAAAGGAATACATCCAGACTGTTCTATAACTTGTGAGGGCAAACTCGTAAGTAGACCAGTTGATAAGGAAGGAGAAGCTGAGAAAGAAGGGCATTTTGTCTTAGAAGGTGATACTGTTGATGTACTTAATAGGTTTGATGATGACCTAATAATTGTTGGTATAGGAGATGTAGGTAAGATGTCTGGCAAGGATAATTGTGAGATTGGCGCTCCTATTACTACTAAAGCTTTAGAGGAAATTTTAAAGAGGAGTGGAGTGAATGGCAGAAAAAAAGACCAAGATTAG
- a CDS encoding spore germination protein, with protein MAEKKTKISKKLSENLLIIKDRVDGPKTFDFINRDFKIGHKDVSLIFIDGLTNGDLINRIMEHLMETQSDELSVDAIKKLLESRLTIHEVAIVDNIDDLMNEVLAGPQALLIEGEDKAIIIDARTWMSRGPEEPELEKVTRGPGDGFIETMLFNLQMIRRRIRDPKLRAEALRAGKRSQNDIAVVYIEDIADPELVEEVKSKIEDIDVDGLPLADRTVQDFLTGDTINPLPKIRYSSRPDIVSAHLFEGKICILVDNSPTALILPATFFDHTQTLEDYRQSTVTGTYLSLLRFFAIFLSLVLPPLWLTLAYGPDWLPKGLEFIGAEELGKVPIGIQFILATLGIDLVRMASIQTPSSLATSLGLIGALMLGEFAVKVGVFSPETILYMAIGGISNFVIPGYELALTIKLLRLFLIISVIYFRVPGLIIGLMLIFLLFAFSNSFGIPYLWPLIPFNWQALKTYIFRQSILTLRKRRPNIRHVKDKTKKESNK; from the coding sequence ATGGCAGAAAAAAAGACCAAGATTAGTAAGAAACTCAGTGAAAATTTACTGATTATTAAGGATAGAGTTGATGGACCAAAGACCTTTGACTTTATCAATCGAGATTTCAAGATTGGTCATAAAGATGTTAGTTTAATCTTTATTGATGGTCTAACAAATGGTGACTTAATAAATCGGATAATGGAACATTTGATGGAAACCCAATCAGATGAGTTAAGTGTTGATGCGATTAAGAAATTGCTAGAAAGTCGCCTTACTATCCATGAGGTAGCCATTGTAGATAATATAGATGATTTAATGAATGAAGTTTTAGCTGGCCCCCAAGCCTTATTAATTGAAGGTGAAGATAAGGCGATTATCATAGATGCTAGAACTTGGATGTCTAGAGGACCTGAAGAACCTGAATTAGAGAAGGTAACTAGAGGGCCTGGAGATGGCTTTATTGAGACTATGTTATTTAACTTACAGATGATTAGAAGAAGGATTCGTGATCCAAAGTTAAGAGCAGAAGCTTTGCGAGCAGGCAAGAGATCTCAAAATGATATAGCGGTAGTTTACATTGAGGATATAGCTGACCCAGAGTTGGTAGAGGAGGTCAAAAGTAAAATTGAAGATATTGATGTGGATGGATTGCCTTTAGCTGATAGAACTGTGCAAGATTTCTTAACAGGGGATACTATAAATCCTTTACCTAAAATAAGGTATAGTAGTAGACCTGATATTGTCAGTGCTCATCTTTTTGAAGGTAAGATATGTATTTTAGTAGACAATTCACCAACGGCTTTAATCTTACCAGCTACCTTTTTTGACCATACTCAAACCTTAGAAGATTATCGCCAATCTACTGTAACTGGAACATACTTGTCTTTGCTTAGATTTTTTGCAATATTTCTATCTTTAGTATTACCACCATTATGGTTGACTTTAGCATATGGTCCTGACTGGTTACCTAAAGGCTTAGAGTTTATTGGGGCAGAGGAATTAGGTAAAGTTCCAATAGGAATACAGTTTATCTTAGCAACCTTAGGTATTGATTTAGTCCGTATGGCATCAATACAGACCCCTAGTTCTTTAGCTACCTCTCTAGGTTTAATTGGGGCATTAATGTTAGGAGAATTTGCCGTAAAAGTAGGAGTATTTAGCCCAGAGACGATCCTTTATATGGCTATTGGAGGGATAAGCAACTTTGTCATACCAGGATATGAGTTAGCTTTAACAATAAAGTTATTACGATTATTTTTGATTATATCGGTAATTTACTTTAGGGTACCTGGATTAATTATTGGATTGATGTTGATCTTCTTATTATTTGCTTTCAGTAACTCTTTTGGTATCCCTTATTTATGGCCATTGATTCCGTTTAATTGGCAAGCCCTAAAGACCTATATCTTCAGGCAATCAATCCTAACATTAAGAAAGAGAAGACCTAATATTAGACATGTCAAGGATAAGACTAAAAAAGAGAGTAACAAGTAG
- a CDS encoding acyl-CoA dehydratase activase-related protein, whose product MKPRIGIPQALLYHRYYPAWNKFFEELDCEVVDSKASTKETVNAGVRLAVDEACLPVKLFLGHVQYLKDRVDYLFIPRVISIGSKEYLCPKFMGLPDMVRYNIDDLPPIIDTTLNLRDSKLNLFKAALEVGEVLGKGSWQVNKALWKALIELRKHRKEMKDKVNSEAKYKVGVLGHEYIIYDPHISMNLIGKLKKMGVEVITAEMLSKSSLKKGVSHLSKNMFWTLSKQMLGAGHHFFDRNDIDGIIQLTAFGCGPDSLIGEMIEREAKRRRSQPFMTLNLDEHTGEAGLLTRLEAFIDMIKWEGI is encoded by the coding sequence GTGAAACCTAGAATAGGTATACCACAAGCTTTGCTATACCATAGATATTATCCAGCTTGGAATAAGTTCTTTGAAGAGTTAGATTGTGAGGTAGTAGACTCTAAGGCATCTACTAAAGAGACAGTAAATGCTGGGGTTAGATTAGCAGTAGATGAAGCCTGTCTACCTGTCAAACTATTTTTAGGTCATGTCCAATACCTAAAAGATAGGGTTGACTATTTATTTATTCCTAGAGTTATCAGTATAGGGTCTAAGGAGTACTTATGCCCTAAGTTTATGGGACTACCTGATATGGTAAGATATAATATTGATGATCTGCCACCTATCATTGACACCACTCTAAATTTAAGAGATAGTAAACTAAATTTATTTAAAGCAGCATTAGAGGTAGGAGAGGTATTGGGTAAAGGGTCTTGGCAGGTTAATAAGGCATTATGGAAGGCCCTAATAGAGTTAAGAAAGCATAGAAAAGAGATGAAAGATAAGGTTAATTCTGAAGCTAAATATAAGGTTGGAGTTTTGGGCCATGAGTATATTATTTATGACCCCCATATCAGTATGAATCTAATAGGTAAATTAAAGAAGATGGGGGTAGAGGTGATAACAGCTGAGATGCTCTCCAAATCATCTTTAAAGAAGGGGGTCTCACATCTATCAAAAAATATGTTCTGGACATTAAGTAAGCAGATGTTAGGAGCAGGCCATCACTTTTTTGATCGCAATGACATAGACGGGATTATTCAATTAACAGCTTTTGGCTGTGGACCAGATTCTTTAATAGGAGAGATGATAGAAAGGGAGGCTAAGCGGAGAAGAAGTCAACCCTTTATGACCTTAAATCTAGATGAACATACTGGTGAAGCAGGATTGCTAACCCGTTTAGAAGCCTTTATAGACATGATCAAATGGGAGGGGATATAG
- a CDS encoding 2-hydroxyacyl-CoA dehydratase gives MKVTFPHMGTMSIAVKTLLIELGLEVVPPPPITQKTLDLGVKNSPEFACLPLKLNIGNYIEALEAGADTIIMGGGIGPCRFGYYGEVQKDILRDLGYNFNMVIFEPPQGHWREFYQSLKLLLGNISWTKIYIAWKKAWAKAQALDQISKLTNQTRPYLVKRKEATKIYKKGLDLIDKAQSISETEAAVKKIRTDFDSLERIEGFQPLKVGLVGEIYVILEPFTNLHIEEKLGELGVLVDRSIYLSEWIEEHLYFGIFRDNKHRQHIQQLAKPYLNHFVGGHGLESVGETVMYAEEDFDGVIHLGPFTCMPEIIAQSILPTVSKDLNIPVLSLSLDEHTGDAGYITRLEAFVDLLARKEEKEELII, from the coding sequence ATGAAGGTTACATTTCCCCATATGGGAACTATGTCGATTGCTGTTAAAACTCTATTGATAGAATTAGGTTTAGAGGTTGTACCACCACCTCCTATTACTCAAAAGACTTTAGATTTAGGGGTTAAAAATTCTCCTGAATTTGCTTGTTTACCTCTTAAATTAAATATAGGTAATTATATTGAAGCTTTAGAAGCTGGTGCTGATACTATTATTATGGGTGGGGGAATAGGTCCTTGCCGTTTTGGATATTATGGCGAGGTACAGAAGGATATCTTAAGGGACTTGGGTTATAACTTTAATATGGTTATCTTTGAGCCACCACAAGGCCATTGGAGAGAGTTTTATCAGAGTTTGAAGTTATTATTAGGTAATATTTCTTGGACTAAAATTTATATTGCTTGGAAGAAGGCGTGGGCAAAAGCACAGGCCTTAGATCAGATTAGCAAGTTAACAAATCAGACTAGACCCTATCTAGTAAAACGAAAAGAGGCAACTAAAATATACAAAAAAGGGTTAGATTTGATTGATAAGGCTCAAAGTATTTCAGAAACTGAAGCTGCTGTAAAAAAAATAAGAACAGACTTTGATTCTTTAGAAAGAATTGAAGGGTTTCAACCTTTGAAAGTAGGGTTAGTTGGAGAGATTTATGTTATCTTAGAGCCTTTCACAAATCTACATATAGAAGAGAAGCTAGGTGAGTTAGGGGTATTGGTAGATAGATCTATCTACTTATCTGAATGGATAGAAGAACATCTTTATTTTGGTATTTTTAGAGATAATAAACATCGACAGCATATACAACAATTAGCAAAACCTTATTTGAATCATTTTGTAGGTGGTCATGGATTAGAATCAGTAGGTGAGACTGTAATGTATGCTGAAGAAGATTTTGATGGTGTAATACATTTAGGTCCTTTTACTTGCATGCCAGAGATTATAGCCCAGAGTATATTACCAACAGTAAGTAAAGATTTAAATATACCAGTCTTATCGTTAAGCTTAGATGAGCATACTGGTGATGCAGGTTATATTACTCGTTTAGAAGCCTTTGTAGATTTATTAGCTCGTAAAGAAGAGAAAGAGGAGTTGATAATATGA